TAgttttatcttttaaaCTCCTACTTTAAACATAACAAGCTTTGAATAACTCACCTCTAGTCACTCCTTTGATCTAGTCAAAAACTTGCAAAGCcaactttcattttttttgtgccCTTCCAACTAATTACTTTCCTTAAACAAATCGAATTCCAGTAAGgagaaaatttcaagaGAAAGCTTATATTTGAGATACCTATCAACAGCGTTTAACTTTAAGGTACGTATTACACTTTTTACATATGGAGTTTTGGTTCTTATATTTCCAGATGCGCTTTTTTTAACCTTATCAACAGAGCTATATAATACATGATATCATTTCGAGATAAGGTCTTCGCATGGGCCACACACATTTGAGAAATCACCACAGTCCAAAGATCAACACACAGTTACAACCTCAGTATGGCTACACTTGATATTACATGGTTATAAGATAAGTATGAAATGAACGAGGAGACAAGAATACACCCTGTAGTTaagagcttttttttccaatttgaTTTTAAAGGGCTGTCAGTTTGAGGCTTCAACATGTCCACGGCCgtattttttgatttcaccAGCATTTGACGCCACTTTTTTCTACTTCGTTGATTATCATCAAGGCTGGTTTCACCCAACACACAAACAGTATAAGCATAAGGGAAATGTATGAGAGGAGATATCGCTAGGGCCAAAATGTGTTGCTTTTTGCACAAAGAGATTACACAGGAAGCTTCTTGAGTCTTAGTAGAGAAGGCAGGTCTGACGATCTGCTTTTGAACATGATGACTTTTAGAGTTAGGACTGATTGCAATCCATCTTTGTGGGATTAGGGCACGATGAGGCTTGATAAAGGACACAAATACCGATTTATACATGAACATATACGTCTCTTAGATGAGACGTTATGAATTTGGTAATTTCTCACGATGGCCCTGTTCCATGTTCCGTTTGAAACCAAGCCATCTTATTTGTGCCCCAATTTAGACGAGTGGCTTCTCGCGATACTCAAATCAtacattaattttttttttgatagcGCGAAACAGCTTGCACGGTAAGTAATGCCCGTTAAAGGGGCGGTTGAGAAAAAcgagggagaaaaaaagtgatgCGAATGAAACTAAAGGTGGGAAAATAATGCGAGGAGGCTGAAACGCGGCGGCTTCCAAATTTGGAATTCCAGCTGAGAGAAATTttaagaaaatttttttgatctcACATTTATTCTCGCAGACCGCGAATAGCTTTCTCATTTGTTTATTGTTTTTCAGACACTGGAATCAATAAGCAAAGGGGTCGTGGAGCGGGATGTGCATTTTGGTAATTGAGCGCTTACGTGTTTGGGATGCGGGATAAAGCCGGGGATCAGGGTGTgtcagctttttttttccttttagGTTCTGGctttatttccattctAATAATAGCTATTTacgtttttatttttcttctttgagtcttttccaaatttcttcACTCTACGCtgtttttttaattttttgggTCGTGATTGCTCTTGGTGTTTCTTGTTAAGCTTTATTCACTTTAGTGGATACTTGAAGGTCTGCGAACTCGTTCATTTCTATACTTACATCATTACAAAGCCACTGTGCACGTTCAGAACAACCAACTGCATTCACTCCTTTAAGCAGAAAGTGCACTGAAAGCAAGTAAAGCCAAATTGAATAAACAAGCAAGCGAAAACCACCATTCTATCAAAACAACCCATCCAAAGCATCGGACTAGAACCAAACTCGCAAAATCTGCCCTCGCAAAGCATACATTCTAACACTAATCATAATATACACAGATACAATGTTGACAACCCAAATTTTTGCCGCTATCGCCTCGTGCCTGGCCGCATCATGTGCAGCAGCACCAATGGCAAATGCCGAAGCCGTTGCCAAGGCTGCAGCCTCAGATGACTGCACTACGGTGGAAAAAAGCTACCACAAGCACCACCAACACAAGAGAGCCGTTGCATACGACTACGTTTACGTGACGGTGACAGTTGACGGAGACGGAAATACCGTTACTCCAACCGTTGAGATTGTTTCAACGCCAACTTCCGCCGCCTCATCGTACTCAGAGGCTCCTGCCCCATCTTCGGAGGCTGAGGAATCTTCCGAATCATCATATTCCGCCCCAGCCACCACCACTGAAGCCTCATCTTACGTcgcttcatcatcatcagcctCGTCTGCCGCCccatcgtcatcatcgtcCACTTCGTCGACCTCTTCTTCGTCTGAAGGTGGAATCAGTGGTGACTTGAGTGCCTTCGAGGACCCATCCGACGACTTCCAGGATGGTACCATCGCATGCTCCGATTTCCCATCCGGAAACGGTGTCATTGCCTTGGACTGGCTTGGATTCGGCGGCTGGTCCGGTTTGTATCATGACGATACTTCTACCGGTGGAAGCTGCGAAGACGGCACTTACTGCTCGTACGCTTGCCAACCCGGTATGTCGAAGACCCAGTGGCCTTCCGACCAGCCATCAAACGGTGTTTCTGTTGGAGGTTTGTACTGCAAGAACGGTTACCTCTACAGAACCAACACCGATACCACCCACCTCTGTGAGTGGGGTGAAGACAGTGCTGTTGTCGTGTCCGAGCTCTCTGATTCCGTCGCAATCTGCAGAACAGACTACCCTGGTACCGAGAACATGGTTATTCCAACCGTTGTCGATGCCGGATCCAGCAACATTCTCACTGTCGTTGACGAGGACACTTACTACAAGTGGCAGGGAAAGAAGACCTCGGCCCAGTACTACGTCAACAACGCTGGTGTTTCTTACGAGGATGGCTGCATATGGGGTACTTCGGGCTCCGGTGTCGGTAACTGGGCTCCTTTGAACTTCGGTGCAGGTGCAACCGGTGGCATCTCATACTTGTCCTTGATTCCAAATCCAAACAATTTGGATGCCGCCAACTTCAACGTCAAAATCGTCTCCGACGGCGGTGACGTCCAGGGTGACTGCGTGTATGAGAATGGCAGCTACAACGGTGATGGTTCCGACGGTTGTACCGTTGCCGTTACCAACGGTAAGGCCAAGTTCGTTCTCTACAACTGATTGCGTGTTCTGTCatgctttctctctttttatCCTTGTGTTCCGGTTTAAATTAGGACGAGATTCTGGggtttcttttttccctcccGCGgtctcttcttctctaagctttttgtttgctCTTCTTTGACGTGGTTGCTTTATTCGGCAATCACGCAGGAAAAAGAGCCGCAGTTCTCTCTCTTTGTTTCTGCGCTGTATCTGCCTTGCGTTTCCTTCTTTCCATACAATTTGCATCCTGATCATTCAATATCTTCCTGCTAGAGGCTCACCGGGCTTCAGCTATGCTGGTTTTGGCATCAGTGATGACTTGGGGGTCACgcaatgctttttttttaagtcTGCgttttatacttttttttttttgtttctgttcttttattattattaataCGGTGGGGGATTTTTCAGACTGGCTCCATCTGTGTCACTCCTTGGAAAGATGTtggcttttctttgtttccttCTATCTTTCTAGTTGTTCTTTATTGCTTACTTCTTTGTCTCATCTTATCTtatctgaaatattttgaatataacaagtattttttttacgtgTCCGCGAGAATATGTAGGGTAGCGTAGAAGCACCTGGATAAATCTACGAAATCCCTTTTCGTGGTTGGTACGAATTGTGCCTTTTTTCACCGTTGGTATAAATTTAGGtctttttccactttttccTTACTACTCcctttcttcatccacaCGTTCATTCTTTGTAAAATTATTTAGAGTCTTTTCAATCCCTTTTTCCAATTTGTGCAAAATTCGGGTGCATTTGAAATCCATCAATGAGGAAGAGGGcacaaagaagaaaaggaaaaagagcacTGAAGAAAGTCCCTGGGGCTAAAAGAAAACCCACTAAAATACCATCCAAAAGAAGGCATATCGCAATAGACGTGGAAGACTCCCATAGAAGCGATAATATTAccatgaagaaaaaagcacatgttgaaaatgaagtaaTTACCTCGAGTCCGCACTCAGGCCAAGGAGTGCGTGCAAACGTGAGTGTTAAGAAAGAGATATGGGAAACAACTGAGGCGTCAAAAATCAATCCCACAACTGACACATCAGGAATCAATCTTACAATTGAGGACAGCATGTCTTCCGAAAGCAGCATACTTAGTGCAACCAGTATCTACACCCACAAGCAGAGTCACCCATCCGGCATGTTGCAGATATATCGGGAAGTGCAACGGTTGGAGGAAGTTCAAAGGTGCTTtgagcaaaagaaagagtTGTGTGGGGACAGATTCGATCCCAGGGTCAAGGGAGTGCCGAACTCGCATAGGATACAGATCGCGCAGCTACTCAGGGATGTGTGTGACCAGATACAAGCGGTCTATGAGCAGGAAGAGCGGTTGATTACGAAATAGTATACGGAATACTACCATTGATGATATGAAGTGTGCAAGTATACAGAACAAGCGAGCAAGCAGCTCATGCGAGGTTAATTTAGGCCTGAGGACCACGCGTTGGAGAAAGTCATGCTCTGTGGCATGCTGGAATCTGCAAAAGCGGGTGCTCCAAAGCCAAGAGGCTTGTTTAAGGCACCATTTGGACTCACACTGGCCCCAACACTCATATTGCCCGTATGGGAAAGCGAGGAGCGTCCATCCAGGCCAGGAGGAAGCATCCCAAGCTGCTGGGCA
The sequence above is a segment of the Brettanomyces bruxellensis chromosome 6, complete sequence genome. Coding sequences within it:
- the SIM1 gene encoding putative secreted beta-glucosidase sim1 (SECRETED:SignalP(1-20)), with amino-acid sequence MLTTQIFAAIASCLAASCAAAPMANAEAVAKAAASDDCTTVEKSYHKHHQHKRAVAYDYVYVTVTVDGDGNTVTPTVEIVSTPTSAASSYSEAPAPSSEAEESSESSYSAPATTTEASSYVASSSSASSAAPSSSSSTSSTSSSSEGGISGDLSAFEDPSDDFQDGTIACSDFPSGNGVIALDWLGFGGWSGLYHDDTSTGGSCEDGTYCSYACQPGMSKTQWPSDQPSNGVSVGGLYCKNGYLYRTNTDTTHLCEWGEDSAVVVSELSDSVAICRTDYPGTENMVIPTVVDAGSSNILTVVDEDTYYKWQGKKTSAQYYVNNAGVSYEDGCIWGTSGSGVGNWAPLNFGAGATGGISYLSLIPNPNNLDAANFNVKIVSDGGDVQGDCVYENGSYNGDGSDGCTVAVTNGKAKFVLYN